A stretch of DNA from Nitrospira sp. KM1:
TGCTGAGATCAATCACCCGATTGCGAAACGGATGCACACCGCCACGTGACATACTGGTCGGAATCTCACGGTAGACGTGGAGAACCTCCGGAATATTGGCAACTTGCCATTTTCTTGAAATGCGTGACCACAGTTCATAGTCTTCCGGCGGTTGCCGGCCGCGATCGATCGAATACATGCCGACGTCTTCAACCGCGCGCCTTCGAATCATGACGGAGCTGTGGACGAAAGGATTGTCGAACATCAGTTCGAACTGAAGAAGACTGTTTTCAGACGGGTGGGCGTGTCGCCTTTCGGTTCGTTCGGTCCCCGTGACAATATCGGCCCATGTCCCCACCAGACCGCACTGAGGGTGGGCAACCATGTAACTCAACTGCCGTTCCAGTCGATTCGGTAATGACACGTCGTCTTGGTCCTGCCGAGCCAGATATTCTCCCCTGGCCAACTCGATACCCCGATTCAGCGTCGCGGCAAGGCCCCGATTCTCCTGTTTGTAGAATCGTATCCGCGGGTCCCGTATCTGTTCCATGATGCAGGCAGACGCGTCGGCAGACCCGTCGTCGATGACGATCAGTTCAAAATGCTTATGTGTCTGCGCCAGCAGACTCTTCACGCTTTCACATAAGTACTTCGCTCCGTTATAGACCGGCAGTATGATGCTAATGACAGGATGCATGTCTTATCGGGTCCGCTCTTATGCCGCCTGACACAGGGCAATCACGCCGTTCTTGGTGATGCCTGGTAGATTGGACGAATCCCGGCTCGAATACAGCGCAAGTTCAGTGACGGTGAACCCGGCATCGGAAAGCAATCGCCGTAGTGTCGCTGGCGAAAAATAGTAATAGTGTTCGGGATGTACGATCTCTTCGCCCCTCAGGGCCCTGAGCAGTGCCCCCGTGTAGTAGGCATTGGGCACCGTCACGCACAGCTTTGTCGCACCATCGTTGCGACAGAGCCGCCGCAGATTGCCCAACGCTCGAGCTGGATTGCCCAAATGTTCGAGTATCTCGGGGAAAAGAATGAGATCAAAGGCCCGCTCCGCCATTCCGTGCGGGAGTTCCGTCTGAACATCCGCAGCCGCGTTGTCCCGGTCTCCGGTCAGGTGGCGGTAGCGATCGAGAGCCGGTTGATCGTTGTCGATGCCATAGAGCCAGGTTGCGGCGTTCTTCAGTTTCAGATGTAGCAATTCGCCGGATTGCAGGCGTTCCTCTGAAAACGGAGAATCGAGAAATCCGAAGTGAAGGACCCGCTTCCCTCTCGAGATAGATTCCAAATACTCCTCTCGAATAACGGAGTGGCACGATACCTGTTGAAACTGCTGAACGAAAGATGAAGAGACATCCGGCAAATTCCGAGTAATCTGCATCAACATCGGCAACGTCTTGATGTAGTCACAGATAGCGCCGGTATGATTCGGCAGCTTGTCACACAGTTGGAGAACGAGCGGCATCGTATTCGTCCATTCGCGTGCGACCAGGCGTTTCTCCGGGGACTCCACTCCAGACGGTTCCAGTCCGGCCAACGCGTGTAGGCAGTCGCCAATCGCGGACCCTTTGTTCGCCAATGCCCTCCATAGTTTCAGCACGATGGGGATCGCGATGACGGCCTGGACCATGGATCTGTATGCCATCGCGTCCTTCTTCGTTCAGGAAAACTGCCAGCTACACTTCGGGGCCACGGGCCCCACAGACGAAGGTGGTAGTTGTTTGAGTCCCGCCATGTTGACAACATCGAAGACCAGGCAATCGTGCCGGTGGAAGAAATCCTCCTTTCCATTTCCAAACCAGAGTGAAAGGCGATAGGTACCGTTCAGCAATTTGGGCGTGTCCATGGAGATGCGGATTCTCCCGTTACCGGCAGAAGGCAATTGCGGAGGGGCGATGCCCTCGATGATCGGATTGGTTCCACATATGGGGTTGCCGAGATAGTCACTGATGACAAATCCCAGACAGGGCATCTCCAAATTGGTCGGGCACTGATATTCGGCCTCGATTTCGATGGCTTCACCTTTTTGTCTGACACTCGCCTTGGTCAACAGCTCGTTGCTGAAGGACACCTCGCTGCCGCTATTGCCCAAGTACAGACTGATCGCATCGCGTACGCTGTTGGTCGTGATACTCACTCCCCGATCGAGATAGAGTCCTCTCGTACAGAGTCGCTCGACCGCAGCCATATTGTGGCTCACGAATATGACCGTCCGACCGTTTTGCGCGACTTGTCCCATCCGGCCCAAGCATTTCTTCTGAAATGCAGAGTCGCCAACAGCCAGCACTTCGTCAACGAATAGAATGTCCGTCTCGAGATGAGCGGCGACGGCAAATGCCAGCCTCATGTACATGCCGCTCGAGTAGCGCTTCACCGGCGTGTCAAGGAAGCGCTCAGTCTCTGCAAAGTCCACGATCTCGTCAAACTTTCGGTCGATCTCGCTCTTTCTCATGCCAAGAAATGCGCCGTTTAAATAGATGTTTTCACGACCGGTGAGGTCACCATGAAATCCCGTTCCAACCTCCAGCAACGAGCCCACTCGACCAGATATGCTGGCAACCCCAGCGGTCGGCCTGGTAATGCGAGATAACACTTTCAGCAATGTGCTCTTCCCTGCCCCATTACGTCCGACAACACCTAGCACTTCTCCTTTCGGCACCTCGAAAGATACGTTCTTCAACGCCCAAATTGAATTCTCTGCTTCTTGCGCAGGATGGACATCGTGACGAACCTGTCGAAAGGCCGACCGTAAAACGTCAGCAAAGACCTGACGAAGATTTCCTCGGCCCATTCGCTCGTCAATTCGGTACCGCTTGCAGAGATTATCCGCCCGTATGGCCACGTTCCCCATGACATCAAACCCTATCTGCCACCGTTTGTTCGGCGTACTTGAACACATAGAGTCCGGATACCAACGAGACCCAGGCTGTCAGTACGCCAAGCGCGACGAATTCGTGAGAGAAGGCCCCTCCTTTGAATAACACTCCTCGGAAACCCTCGACGACGCCCATCATGGGGTTGAGGGCAAACACCAGTCTCCATTCTTCGGGAACGAGAGTGATGGGGTAGACAATCGGCGTGGCAAACATCCACATCTGAATGAAAAACGGATGGACATGCCCGATATCCTTGCAAAAGGCATTGAGAGCGGCGATCCACAAACCCACTCCCAATCCCGTTGCAAGTGTGACGGCTAGCAGGCACGGCAAAAACCACACGGCGGTCGGCATGATGTGGTAATGCCACATCATGCCAAACAGGACGATGCACCCAATCGCGAAATCCAATGCAGCCGTCACCGTTGCCGCCAGCGGTGCAAGGAGGCGAGGAAAGTACACTTTCGTCACCAGACTCTCATTCGCCACCAGGCTCGAACCTGCGCCTGAGACGACGCGAGCCAGCAGCTGCCAGGGTAACAGTCCCGCGAAGACGAAGATGGGATAAGGAACTCCCTCTGAAGGCAATTGCGTCAACCAGCCGAAGATGCCGGTGAATACAACCATGGACAACACCGGTTTCAGCACCGCCCATCCGACTCCCAGCGTCGTACGGGCATAGGCAACCTTGAGATCTCGCCAGATCAAGAAGAAAAGGAGCTCGCGATAGGCCCATAAGTCCTCAAGCCGCAACGGCGCCCACCCCTGCACAGATTGGATCCGAACCGTTTGGTCGTGAGAAAATGGTGATGTCACGCCATCACACCTTCAGTTCGGAGCCGCGCAAACAGCTGGTCGAAGCGCTGCTGCCACGTATGGTCCTTCAAGACACGCTTTTGACCTGCCACCCGGACTTTGTAAGCAGCCTGCTCGTTGCGTGAATAGAATTGAAGCTTCTCGATAAATTCATCGGGATCCGACCACGTAACAATTTCTTCACCGAGGCGGAAATACTCCTTATGATCGGGAGCTTCCTGGACAAGATACAATCCGCCTGCCATGGGCACCTCGAAATCCCGAAGCCGGCATTGTAGATTGTGGGAGTGGCACACACTCTTGCCACTATGCCATCCAGTGTCGGAAAAACCCAGATTTACATGACTTTGGTTCAGAATTGATGGCAGCGACGCTTCGTCGCACGGGCCGCGCAAGTCTGCCCCTTCAAGCTCTTGAAACGATACTCGTCTTGCGTACTTTCTCCGAAGCGGCCCCAAGAGACTCTCACAGCCTTCGGCCTTCCAACGCGCGAGCGCATAGAACCGGAGGTCATGCAGGATCTTGTGCGCATCCCATGAAAACCGGTATGGGCTGGGGTTTACGGATTTCCATCCATTCCCGAACACAACGGGCCTTATACCTCGCTTCACACATTCGGCCAGCAACGCTCGCCGGAAGGGGTTGAAACTGCCAATGAAGGACACATTGCATTGTCCTTGTCCATTGCCGTGAGGTTGGCGGAAGTAAAACTGGGGATTGGCCGCCATCGGCAGCCATTCAATATTCGGATTGTACGGCCGAAGGTGTTCCGAGTTGGTTAACTGCGCCACGGCAACCACATCGAAAAATCCCGCCGTCTTGATCACGCGATACCATTGAAAAGCCATGTCTACATGGTAATTGACCATCGGAACGTTCAAGTCCCGAAGTTGTCTAGCCGTATCGAGCAAGAGAAAATCGTCGTACACGATAAAAAACATCAAATCGAGCTTTCCCAGCGTCTTTAACTCTTTCGCGTATTGAATCAAGCTGAGGTTGAGTTCGTCGCGTTGCTGTCTCCAACGTTTTGAGCCGAGTTCTCCCATACCTCCGGGATACGTGAAGACATGCAACTCTTCACAGTAATGTCGGCGGAGGGTATCCAATAGATTGATCTCCATCCAGCGATCTGGAGGCAGTACGGCGAGAGCCTTCATCGGCAATGATCCAGTAGGTGAAACGTGGTCTAGAAATCGCGTCGCTGGAAGATCACGCAGGCACCCGTGAGTAGGATGCCGGCATAGAGAAGACCGTACGCTGTCGCGACGGCTTGAAATCCAAAGTCGACCACTATGCCGCTGGCCGCCTGCCCCTTGATGTTCATAATTTGCAAATTTGGACACACGTAATACAGCGCGTTCATGATGATCTCTGTCGCTTGATTCTCGCTCTTGCCGGCAATTTCCTTCAAATCGCTGGTCAAGTGACCCACAAGATAAAGACCAAGAGTCATGGTGGCGCTCAGCACGGTCGAACTGAATGTAGAGAAGAAAAGCGCAATAGCCATAACAAGCAATGACTCGACCACAATGAGTTCGACCGCCTGAAACAAAGCTCCATGAACTCTGTGCCCACTGAGCCACACCGTGGCGATGAACATCGCAAACATCATGGCTATGTTGGTACTGACGATCAGCCCCAGACCAGCATATTTGCCAATGATGAATTGCACGCGAGTGATCGGCCTCGCCAAAATCGTATAGATGGTTCTTCGATCGATTTCTCTGGTTACCAGGCCGGTACCGATAAAGATGGCAATGATGATCGCCACCAGGTTGATGGCCGCCAACCCGAAGTCATTGACGATTCGAGCCTGCTCGCCAATCGTGAGTGTCCCGAGCAACACTGATATCCCGATCAGCAAGAAGGCAAAGACGACGAGGTTATAGAGGATCTTGTCTCGCACTGTCTCTTTGAACGTATTTTCAGCGACCACCATTAACTCGTGCATGTCACACCCTGCAATTCGTCTGTTCGAGAAAGATGTCCTCGAGGGAGCTTTTGTGAGGCACTACGGAGATCAATTTCCCGCCTGCCTGACGCACTGCAGACAGCACATCGTCCAAACGATCCTGCTGGTTTAGCATGAGCATGCACCGATTGCCTCTCTGAAGAATTCGAACCGCAGCCTTCTTGATGACTGGTTCGCTGTCACCCACTACTCCGTCGCATATCACTTCGACCGAGCCCCCCACGTGGCCGTTGACCAAATCGTGAATGCGACCCGAGGCCTTCATTCGGCCGTTGACGAGAATGCCTACCCTGTCGCAGATCATCTCCACGTCCGAGACGATGTGAGAGCTGAAGAATACCGTCTTCCCTTGATCGCGCAGGCTCAAAATCAGATCACGTACTTCTTTACGGCCAATTGGGTCGAGCCCCGACATTGGCTCGTCCAGAATCACCAATTCAGGGTCGTGAATCAGTGCCTGAGCGAGTCCGATGCGTTGCAGCATGCCCTTGGAGAACTTCCGCAACGGCTTATGTCGAGATTCGAACAAATCGACGCGTTTCAACAATTCTGGAATACGTTTCAAGGCCTCTGCCCGAGGTAATCTGGCGAGCCTGCCATAAAAGCATAGAAATTCCTCTGCGGTCAGATACTCGTAGAAGTACGGCGACTCAGGAAGATAACCAAGCCGGGTATGGACATCGACGTCACTGACCGGGCCACCCAGCAGCTCGACTCGACCTCCTGTTGCTTTGAGCAACCCGAGCAAGACTTTCATCGTGGTCGTCTTGCCTGCCCCATTGTGGCCGAGGAAACCGAAGATCTCCCCTTGCCGCACGGAAAACGAGACATCCGAGAGGACCGTGATCGGTCTCTGCCACGGCCATGTCGGCTGGTAGGTCTTGGTCAACTGTTGTACGACGATCGCGTCCATGATGAGCGCTCAACGCGGTTTCGAATGACTGCCAATGAGACCACGTCTATGAAATGCATGCGGATAGAGACTTTCTGCGATCATAACAATTTCATCGATGGCTTCAAGTTTTCTGGATTTCATCGCAGGGGCCTAGGCTATGGTTGCGCACGACCAATCAGTTCGGCGTGAACTGTCCTCGCCGTCGAGTTGTGATCCGCATACGCTCCTTGACTGCGCTGCTCTTCACTTTTCCAGTCAAACCATCAAAACTGTAGCGTCCTCCGAACGGATCGGTCGGAATAGCCGTCAACAGTCCGACCCCAACCAGGTCATTCAGATTCGCCGGCCCGTGTTGATAGCGGGACCGATACCTGCCGATTGCCTCTTGGATGGTAGCGATATCCCGCTCGACTATGGTTTCTTTCAGCCGGATCTCGAGAGCCTTGCGCACGTTGTCATCTGTGGCACTTTCATATGCTTCCTGCAACAGCTCGATTCCCATTTCAGGGGTTTTGGCATTGACGTACAACTTCGCCGCGAGCCTGGCGGTATAATCCGGAGCCCCTGGAAGACGCGAGGCGAGAGCCATAGCATCAGCGGCTCGCTTGTCATCTCCTATTTCGAAGTAATAATTGATTCCGAGAATGAAAGGGAGCCTCCACTCCTGAGGATTGTGTCGCATGCCCTTTTCCAATAGTCGGTTGCTTTCCTCGGGCATGAGCACGAGGGAACAGAGCGCATGCGCGCCGGTTTCATACACTCGCACGAATGTCGGATCGATCGTCGTGATGATATCGAAGGCACGGTATAACCACTGTCCTTGTTCGTCTGACAGCTTCCGCTCTCCCATTACCTGAATCGTTTGCAGCCAGAGGAGATCTGCCAGGACCTCTCTGTAGCCCAAGGATGCCGTCCGGAGATATTCTCCGCTCGGCAGATACATCATGGTGCTGAGTTTCGGCACGGCACGGTTCCGATCCTGCAGGAACAATTCCGCAGGCCAAAGAAGGATGAGCAGCAGCGCTCCCACTACCCAAAGCCGCCATTGACGGTTCGCGACCATCATGGGTGAACACCTAATGTGATGGCTCTTCCCAAAGGATAGAGGTCGACGTCGAGGTACTGCCGCTCAAGAGCACTCAGGGTCCGCTTTTCGTACTGCCGTTTAATCGAGAGAATTCTTTCGTAGTGTAATCTCGCGTCTTGTTGGTCTCCGGATTCCAGAGAGAGCTCGGTCAACAGCACTCTCGCGGGCAGGAAATTAGGTTCCATCATGATGCCCTTTTCAAGCCATTGTCTGCCTTCCTGAATCCTTCCTTGCGCAACACGGATTCGTCCAAGCTCCAGGCAATTGAAGGGTGAAAATGGATCTGCCAGTGCTGCCTGTTCGAAACTCTCTTCCGCTTGCCTCCGCAAGGCTACCCGATGCTGTTCGTAAGTCCTCTGGGCCGCGAGCAGCATATATATGGTGCCTAGTCGATAGGGGAACCGTCCGTCTAGAGGATTGAGGGCGCTTGCCACAATTTCCTCATCCATTGCCTTGAGTAGCCACTGAGGGTCGTTCGATTGACGAAACAACTGCGTTGACGTGCGGGCAATGGCGTCGTGATAGGCCGTCGTCCCGGGATCGATGAGTGAGGCACGCTCAAACCATTTCAACGCATCCTCGTCGTTTCCCGAGGCAGCAACCTGCTCTCCTTTGCCATGTAAATAGAATCCTGTCACCGGCTGGAATACTAGAATAGCCAAGACGACTGCACACACGGTCAGTCCGGCAACATGCAGGCGGTTAGGCACGAGGGTGATCTGCCAGCGCGACTCCAACTCTTCATTCTTCCTCATGCATGGGAGGAGTGCGATTCCTCCGCAGACCACAAGGATGACAACCAGCGCAGGCTCGTGAAACACGGAATCCACAAGACCATGCACAAGAATGGCTATAACCGACCCAGATGCTCCGAGGAAAAGCGCCCGCTCATTTGCAGTCAAACAATCCCGAATGTTACGTCGAACGGCTTGCCACCAGGACCAGAGCCCTACCAGAAATAGGCCGAGACCAATGATCCCCAGTTCAACTCCGATCTGAAGGTATTCATTGTGGGCGGACTCAGCTCTCTTTTCGTACCATACAATGTTTTGTTCTATCGGGAACCGATATTGAAACGACGTATATTTGAACATCCCTAAGCCATATCCGAACGGCTGATCAATCAGACGCTCGATTGAACTTTTCCAGATGTCCACCCGGCTATAGGCATACGGGTCAGAGCTTGCCGCCGAGATGAATCTTTCCTTGAGAGGATTTGGAAATAGGACTAGCCCGAGAAGAAGTACGGCCAACGGAACCAGACTGACTCTTCCGAACCTGGCGAATCCAATATAGACAGCGACGGCGATAAATGCCGCGAGGACCCCGCGCGATTGAGCCGCCATGAACGCACCGCACGTAACCACGACGACGGACCAAAGCAAAACGCGTTTCCACCAATGCATTTCGTCGGCAGGGCGAAATAATACTTGAACGAGCGCCCATGCAAAGATGGCGACTTCATAGCTCGCAAAGAAGTTCGGATTGAAGAATGTTCCCTTGGCTCTCACTTCATCCAACCACATATATTGCGCCAAGCCCAAAACACCTTCCCAGAGACCCATAGCCATCAACAGCATGATGAGAAACTGAGCTTGGCGAATATCCTGAACCCCCTCGAGGACTGCTCCCA
This window harbors:
- a CDS encoding glycosyltransferase gives rise to the protein MKALAVLPPDRWMEINLLDTLRRHYCEELHVFTYPGGMGELGSKRWRQQRDELNLSLIQYAKELKTLGKLDLMFFIVYDDFLLLDTARQLRDLNVPMVNYHVDMAFQWYRVIKTAGFFDVVAVAQLTNSEHLRPYNPNIEWLPMAANPQFYFRQPHGNGQGQCNVSFIGSFNPFRRALLAECVKRGIRPVVFGNGWKSVNPSPYRFSWDAHKILHDLRFYALARWKAEGCESLLGPLRRKYARRVSFQELEGADLRGPCDEASLPSILNQSHVNLGFSDTGWHSGKSVCHSHNLQCRLRDFEVPMAGGLYLVQEAPDHKEYFRLGEEIVTWSDPDEFIEKLQFYSRNEQAAYKVRVAGQKRVLKDHTWQQRFDQLFARLRTEGVMA
- a CDS encoding glycosyltransferase, whose amino-acid sequence is MHPVISIILPVYNGAKYLCESVKSLLAQTHKHFELIVIDDGSADASACIMEQIRDPRIRFYKQENRGLAATLNRGIELARGEYLARQDQDDVSLPNRLERQLSYMVAHPQCGLVGTWADIVTGTERTERRHAHPSENSLLQFELMFDNPFVHSSVMIRRRAVEDVGMYSIDRGRQPPEDYELWSRISRKWQVANIPEVLHVYREIPTSMSRGGVHPFRNRVIDLSIENIRWLLKEEDKQSAITDLASLNHAEYSRVNTHVRWSAISRVMADMVNALSVSYHGYSPLVQERADSRLEEIKPHYRRFIRGRRLDRSIGRITSVLDRLGAGWQ
- a CDS encoding methyltransferase domain-containing protein — translated: MAYRSMVQAVIAIPIVLKLWRALANKGSAIGDCLHALAGLEPSGVESPEKRLVAREWTNTMPLVLQLCDKLPNHTGAICDYIKTLPMLMQITRNLPDVSSSFVQQFQQVSCHSVIREEYLESISRGKRVLHFGFLDSPFSEERLQSGELLHLKLKNAATWLYGIDNDQPALDRYRHLTGDRDNAAADVQTELPHGMAERAFDLILFPEILEHLGNPARALGNLRRLCRNDGATKLCVTVPNAYYTGALLRALRGEEIVHPEHYYYFSPATLRRLLSDAGFTVTELALYSSRDSSNLPGITKNGVIALCQAA
- a CDS encoding ABC transporter ATP-binding protein encodes the protein MCSSTPNKRWQIGFDVMGNVAIRADNLCKRYRIDERMGRGNLRQVFADVLRSAFRQVRHDVHPAQEAENSIWALKNVSFEVPKGEVLGVVGRNGAGKSTLLKVLSRITRPTAGVASISGRVGSLLEVGTGFHGDLTGRENIYLNGAFLGMRKSEIDRKFDEIVDFAETERFLDTPVKRYSSGMYMRLAFAVAAHLETDILFVDEVLAVGDSAFQKKCLGRMGQVAQNGRTVIFVSHNMAAVERLCTRGLYLDRGVSITTNSVRDAISLYLGNSGSEVSFSNELLTKASVRQKGEAIEIEAEYQCPTNLEMPCLGFVISDYLGNPICGTNPIIEGIAPPQLPSAGNGRIRISMDTPKLLNGTYRLSLWFGNGKEDFFHRHDCLVFDVVNMAGLKQLPPSSVGPVAPKCSWQFS
- a CDS encoding ABC transporter ATP-binding protein — translated: MDAIVVQQLTKTYQPTWPWQRPITVLSDVSFSVRQGEIFGFLGHNGAGKTTTMKVLLGLLKATGGRVELLGGPVSDVDVHTRLGYLPESPYFYEYLTAEEFLCFYGRLARLPRAEALKRIPELLKRVDLFESRHKPLRKFSKGMLQRIGLAQALIHDPELVILDEPMSGLDPIGRKEVRDLILSLRDQGKTVFFSSHIVSDVEMICDRVGILVNGRMKASGRIHDLVNGHVGGSVEVICDGVVGDSEPVIKKAAVRILQRGNRCMLMLNQQDRLDDVLSAVRQAGGKLISVVPHKSSLEDIFLEQTNCRV
- a CDS encoding ABC transporter permease; translated protein: MHELMVVAENTFKETVRDKILYNLVVFAFLLIGISVLLGTLTIGEQARIVNDFGLAAINLVAIIIAIFIGTGLVTREIDRRTIYTILARPITRVQFIIGKYAGLGLIVSTNIAMMFAMFIATVWLSGHRVHGALFQAVELIVVESLLVMAIALFFSTFSSTVLSATMTLGLYLVGHLTSDLKEIAGKSENQATEIIMNALYYVCPNLQIMNIKGQAASGIVVDFGFQAVATAYGLLYAGILLTGACVIFQRRDF
- a CDS encoding O-antigen ligase family protein — protein: MTATPSRFLSHAGAVTTLKRYLLSWDASGVLLGGLIVFSPLIDGGTTHAPNCVMRMVLFGSLLIWLFRQIKTGTVGLRRHRLYVFSALYFLWAALSLWWAPYKNAGTQGLLTLLMYMVLLGAVLEGVQDIRQAQFLIMLLMAMGLWEGVLGLAQYMWLDEVRAKGTFFNPNFFASYEVAIFAWALVQVLFRPADEMHWWKRVLLWSVVVVTCGAFMAAQSRGVLAAFIAVAVYIGFARFGRVSLVPLAVLLLGLVLFPNPLKERFISAASSDPYAYSRVDIWKSSIERLIDQPFGYGLGMFKYTSFQYRFPIEQNIVWYEKRAESAHNEYLQIGVELGIIGLGLFLVGLWSWWQAVRRNIRDCLTANERALFLGASGSVIAILVHGLVDSVFHEPALVVILVVCGGIALLPCMRKNEELESRWQITLVPNRLHVAGLTVCAVVLAILVFQPVTGFYLHGKGEQVAASGNDEDALKWFERASLIDPGTTAYHDAIARTSTQLFRQSNDPQWLLKAMDEEIVASALNPLDGRFPYRLGTIYMLLAAQRTYEQHRVALRRQAEESFEQAALADPFSPFNCLELGRIRVAQGRIQEGRQWLEKGIMMEPNFLPARVLLTELSLESGDQQDARLHYERILSIKRQYEKRTLSALERQYLDVDLYPLGRAITLGVHP
- a CDS encoding ABC transporter permease encodes the protein MTSPFSHDQTVRIQSVQGWAPLRLEDLWAYRELLFFLIWRDLKVAYARTTLGVGWAVLKPVLSMVVFTGIFGWLTQLPSEGVPYPIFVFAGLLPWQLLARVVSGAGSSLVANESLVTKVYFPRLLAPLAATVTAALDFAIGCIVLFGMMWHYHIMPTAVWFLPCLLAVTLATGLGVGLWIAALNAFCKDIGHVHPFFIQMWMFATPIVYPITLVPEEWRLVFALNPMMGVVEGFRGVLFKGGAFSHEFVALGVLTAWVSLVSGLYVFKYAEQTVADRV
- a CDS encoding M48 family metallopeptidase — encoded protein: MMVANRQWRLWVVGALLLILLWPAELFLQDRNRAVPKLSTMMYLPSGEYLRTASLGYREVLADLLWLQTIQVMGERKLSDEQGQWLYRAFDIITTIDPTFVRVYETGAHALCSLVLMPEESNRLLEKGMRHNPQEWRLPFILGINYYFEIGDDKRAADAMALASRLPGAPDYTARLAAKLYVNAKTPEMGIELLQEAYESATDDNVRKALEIRLKETIVERDIATIQEAIGRYRSRYQHGPANLNDLVGVGLLTAIPTDPFGGRYSFDGLTGKVKSSAVKERMRITTRRRGQFTPN